The Gigantopelta aegis isolate Gae_Host chromosome 9, Gae_host_genome, whole genome shotgun sequence genomic sequence ACGGGTGTTACATTTTTGTCCGCCATATTAAAAGCAACATGCCATCTAGTTCAGCTCTCATATTTCGAATATTGTATCCGTGTCAAGTTTAAAcctaacaaaaaaagaagaagttttattcaattaaataaaaataattttttttttaaatgtataaactttattgaaacatatttatatagatacataaacaaaacaacgatGATAggtttattaatataatcaccaacaaaaatgaCTTGTTTATACTGAGAGTAGAGGACATTATTTTATTCACCATGGAATTTATGAGCTTTCTGAAGTGTAGCCGGTTGACTTATCTGTGGCTGTATAAGAGTGAATGCTCTGTATCTTGGGAATGGCATTGACCGACTTCCACAAGTCTCGTACAGGGGATCTTTTGAAACATTGATCCATGTCATTTTGTGTTACTTCCTCAACTTCAATATTGATATTGCACATTTCTGCAGCCTTAACAAATGAACTTGCATCCTGTACAATCACTTTGCGGGTTCGAACACAGCATTCAACAGTACGCTTAACAATACCACCAATCCCATCAACGGGACCTTTACCATGGAAAGAAGCAAAAAAAGTCCATTCCACTGTGACGCCGAGTGTTGCCTTGATTGTCGTCAGAAATCTaaatatgaatttgtttttgaactGTGATGCTGCTCCAGCACTAAATATTTGGATGGCCGTTACATCAGGGTTTGCTTTCAAAACTTTGTGAATGAGAAGTGTAATATATGGAACaacagtttctttaaaatgtgtgaGATTATCGCTGGGAAAACACACACGATTTCATACCACCAACAGTCCACACAGCGGATGTGAATAATGAAACTTGTCTCTGATGCCAGTGACCAGACTGGATTTCGTCAGGTATACACAGGTATAATTCTCTGAGAAATCAACTTGAAGTACTGCATGTGATGGATCAGTTACATGTTTTACTTCCTCAAAGAATGACGCCTGTTCCCTCTTTACATGGGAATGAATGAGAAAGTTTGGTAACTTTGACTTCAACAATAACATAGCTTTACCTACAGTACCCTGCTGAAGTTGTTTCTCAAACTTTGCATCAACCTTGACCCACTGATACCACGAAGCTTCATGATCTCGGGTTATTCTGGTGACCTTCGATTCAAATGCCTCAATAAATAGTTTCCCATCACAACAAGTTTCACAGACATTATTCATGCATGTCTTTGATGTTGCATCACAAAAACATCGAGCAATGAAATCCTGTGAATATGGAAGAAACACATTTGAGGCGTTCTTGGACAGACAATCAAGAATCATAATGATAGTCTCGTGATATAAACAAAAGCACTTGGTTTTTGGCATGTCGGCTGCTGGAAGCACGTGAATAGGACGGagttcaaataattttgtacgccCAATAATGACTGCAGGGTTATTTTCTTTGAAACATGAATACGCTTCGCCGACTGACATTGTCAGGTGGCGtttctgaattttaatttttttcttgtttgatttATCAATGATGACATCCCTTTTACCCGGGGCTTGTCGTGAGATATCATCTCTCTCGAAAAATCTGCAGACAAGACTGATCGTTTCATCTGGCAATTTTGAACATGTGTGGCTGGATGTAGGTTTCGGAATCAAAGTTTCAATTGTAGCCAACTGGCCGACAACACTTTTACGCCTCCTTGGACTTTTTGGAAGAATGGCTTTAACTCGTGCAACTGCTGTTCCAAGTGCTTGTGCAGATTTGTATACTGGCACCTCATTCTGTTCGTTTACCAAATTATTCAGTCTGTCTTTCTGACGTTGCCTGCAGAGCGTCACACGTTGTCTAATTTGTTGTCGTCGCATTTCAATTTCTTTATCAGATGCATTTGTCTTTTTACAGTCTTCGCCTTTTATCTCTTATTCGTTCCTTGTTGAGATAATCAAGTTTCTTGTTGGGATTGCTACGAATTCTTGCTCGGTATGCAGCTATTCTTTCAGCTGATGTCTTTGGTGGCATGACTGAAAAAAGGCAAAGTAGAGTTTAATActtgatatacagtgaaacacctcaataccggacatccatgggaccaagtaaaatgtccggttttcagaggtgtccggttttcaggggtccACCTGTCCAGCCAGCCATTCGAGCCCTTGAAATCTGCAACTGCAAGTTCCTTGGCAAATTCACTGGCCTTCTCTTGGATGATGGGACCAGAAATCGAGATGTTTTTAGCGCGAGCTTGACAGAACCACTGCCATACCAGTTCATTGAGCTTATCAAATTTACATGCGTTATTAAACCGCCGTTTATTCCCGCTAATATTCTTTTCAAACTCTGCCTTATAAACCTCTCGTTTTTTGATGATATCTCCAACTGTTGATTTGCCAATACTAAACTTTTCACTCAAAGATCTAAACGTTGGTTTAGGTACACTTtcgaaacttttaattattttgagtttATCATCGAGCGAGAGTTCAACACGGCGACGTTTAGCTGGACGTTCCGTCATGTTGAAAATCgacatgaaaatgaaacactactAACGTCTATTCAACTACGCAAAGCCAACATATACTTTTgcttactattattattattattattattattattattataatataaaataggtACTTACTTTGAATGAATACATGTAGCTTGTCACTGGAAGAATGGTGCTTTCTGTATGGTAGTCCGTGTAATAGTGAATAGACTGCCTTGGTGcatcatattatatatcattatcaatTTCACCACAGGTGTTTCTTTGACACTGGTGACATCAAGCATGCAGCTGCACTAGTGACCAAACCTTACTTGAAAGTTTTAATGATTGACAAGTGTCACCTTCAGGACTTTACTTAAGTAAAAACTTAAAATGACATAATGTGTAACACCCGTAACGTTTTAAATATGTAACACCGGTAACGCTGGAAAATCAATTCAATTTGACAGATAATTCCTGAACTCATTTCATATTAATAGTAATcaagaaaataaagaagaaataaaatattgtgtttctaccatcaaaactaaataatataacacGGGTGTTACATTGGTCGGGCTACATATTTAtggtcaaatttaaaaaaacgtaaattactgacattaataaaatgttctcaTGATAAAGTAGCAACAATAACCATTCTTTAatggtataaaataaaaatgtcaggCTTTATTAGAATCTCATGGATAAGGTATGAAGTTTGGCTCTTTTTCACGTGTTTAGAAATCAGTTTGTGGAATGGTTTTGAAGTGTTGTATACCAAACATGCAAATAAAACtcagcaatattttattatgtttacatCCCCCAATGCCAGAAAAAGTTTGATTATATATGacgattttaaaaatagttacaTGGATttgaccatatatatatatatatatatatatatatatatatatatatatatatatatatatatatatatatatatatatatatatatacctgtcgTGGACCACTAGCTggaatggtaaaaaaaaacaggggctgggggggggggggggttcggacaaccccccccccccccccccccccccccccccccccccccccccccacacacacacaccgaagcaaatggtccgctttcagaactaataCATACAGGCTTATGCAtgtggagtttctggtggtgcaaaaacaatagaaaaagggtccacttggttcatattcgaacacacacacacccaggtccagatcacgctacgcccctgaatttttttttataaatttccaAATGGTCTGCAGATGAAGTTGGATCCGATGACCTTTTGCGCCACCGGCGGACACTTTACCATGTAGAGCTGGTACAGAGCCAATACAAGATTCCAGCAATAACAACGAGCGGTATCCAGTCGCAGTACTTGACATTTACTGCTGAATTAACAATAACAGCAACGTGACCACCGCATTCATAACAAACGGTTACTACAGAGGATTTGGAAAATAaatttatgtataaaatatactttatttatgAGTACGAGTTCTATGAACTATGAAAAATGGACTCCACTAAGCTAGTCTTAATCacatattagttttaaaattagtttttgtttataaaagttACTTTTTGATTATTTCAAAATAGTATTACTTTCCTAACTATATAGTCCATGGAATTATGTAAatttgcttcttctttttttgctcaagtcagtaaaatgtatttatttttatccttTAGACTATTCAGaattagaaatccattggtagcatttttttcGGTCATGTGatcatggcagccatcttgaaattcaaaatggccatcatTTTAGGTATTTTACATGTATCTTTACTCccagttaacatagaaacacaatttttgtgtctatttttaattttgaggACAATGAACTCACTAATAACACTGATTAGTCATTTGGACATGaccgccatcttgaaattcaaaatggccgccattcaaatatctttatgtatatatttactcTCAAttgacccacaacaacaactGAGGTATCTCTTTACATTTATGAGCTCAGTGAATGAATTCGTACAAAAAGAAATTGTTGTCTGACCTaggcagccatcttggaattcgaaatggccaccattttaacatatttcCCATATATTTCAACTCCCAATTAACATAGAAAGACAATATTTTTTtgtctatatacatttttgcagtCATGAATTTATTGGTGACatttttatagtcatccaataatgacaaccatcttgaaattcaaaatgaccaccattttaatgtatttttttttgtacatctTAACTCCAGGTTCACGTAGaagcacaattatttttgtctatATACATATCTAGGATCAGCGAATTAATTGGTGACATTTTTGTATCATCCAGTCATAGCAACAactttgaaattcaaaatggcagcaatatagaaattcaaaatggccaccaatttaATCATTTGGCAAACAAATTTCCTTCTAgtccacatacattttatatcaaatgaTTAAACTATTGTATTGGATGTAGCATGGAATCTTGAGCTCAGATACTTTCTTGGGGATGTGCTGTTTGGGTATGCTGTTTTTATATCCCAGAGATATCCTTCCCAGGATGAGAACCCAACAGTCTGTGTCTGGTGTAGAAATTCACTTCATATCTGCCAGATATGTTGTCAGTGATAAGAAGCATTTcctgaattaattaattcactattagatGGGAGAGACTATTAGAGTAACAGAGCAATATTTATGAAAGATGACATAATATTTCCACTAACCAGGGTACAGATTtttaaagctatcttagcactacgatatcataaaactatcaaaggccatgatgcAACAGTGACATGCGCCAAAGCCTACGTCTGTTTTATGATATCGTAGTGCACAGTTAACTTCAAGACTATTGGCCCAGGTAGTGGGGATAACTTGTATGTTCAGGACGTTACTCCTATCAATAACATCAAGTAAATATACAAAGGATCATCTGATAATACATCTGGCAGATAAAGTTATACAGACACAATAAAAGATGTTCTCTGAAATGTACCAAAATGCAGCTAAGAAGCAGACATGATCATGATTCCTCATACTTATGAAATAATCGGGTCAGGCAATGAGGTGGATTTCTGCATCAAGGACACAGACTGTTGGGTTCTCATCACGAGATAGTTACATGTTAGGcctcaatacacaaataagtatatataaatcACAACCAGTCAACCTGCAACCATTTTATAATGAACTGTGTCTAGACAAATTGGTGAAGGTGGACATTAATAAAGAGAATTCAATATATTCACAAAAGCTCCACAGATTATAAAGATGCCAGCTTGGAATCGATGATGAACCATACAGAGAGGCCAGTGAAACTGATGCAGGTACTCTTGAGATGAAAGACATTCAAGAACCATTCATcaaaccaaagtgtggaaacactgccaCATATCTCTGGGACATGGAAACAGCATACTCAAAGAGCACATCTTCAAGCAAATATCTGAGCTCAAGATTCTATGCTACATCCAGATATTCTTGATCCATGCAGACTTGGTTAGAGTCAGTGGTTTTGGTATATTTGTCTGTGATGTTGGAGGTGCAAGCTGCACCAGAATATGTGatagaactgatcagatgcaactgtggtgtcagtaagtgttcaggTAGATGTACCTTTAGTGTAAGCGACACAGCCTTCAATGTACAGAGTGCTGCATGCGTGAAGCTGATGAGGACTGCTGCAGTATGCATTCTATTACAGACAAAAGTAGATGCCTAATATGCCattatgaattataatttacaataggttatgttcatttatttcattagtttaaaatataaaacataaaattaataggTATtgcaacattttaataatttcaccTAAAAATGTACTTAGGAAcacaaaattgcatttttatgtGGACTAAGAGAAATAttatttgccaaatgattaaATTGATGTCGATTTTAAATTGtcatatggctgccattttaaaGTTTAAGATGTTTGCCATGACTGGATGAATATAAATCTAAACAATTAGATTCACTAACTACTGAAATGTGCATAGACAACAAAATCGTGCTTCTACGTTAACTGGGAGTTTAGGTataagaaacattttaatattatattaaaatggtggccattttgaatttcaggaTAGCCGACATAAAAATGAAACCAACCAATGGACGGACTACAGAAATGTACATAGACCCAAAAAATTGTGCTTCTACATTAACCTGGATTTGAGATATATGAGAAATATATTAAACCAATTTGGTTTTCAAGACGGTTGCCATGACTGAAtgactaaatgaatgaattcaaCCAATTCATGAACAacagaaatgtacatggatTTTTTGTGTGCTTTCACGTTAACCGGGAGTTGAGatatttgacaaatatattaaaatggtagccattttgaatttcaagatggctgtcaagatcagacaacaattttcttttttacaaaataatcaacaAAGCACATAAATGTAAACTAAGTGGGAGTAATGAtggagaaaaaatatattaaaatgacgtccattttgaatttcaagatggttgccatgatcaaatgaataataaaaaatatatctttgaaTTCActgacataaaatgttttaataaaccccaaaaatatgtttgcatgttaaatgggagtggatatatataaagaaaatatatgaaaatgacggccattttgaatttcaagatggctgacatgatagtggtcagaaaaaatgctaccaatggatttctggTTCAGGTAGGTAATGGGAATATATGaccaaattttattaacttgagcCAAAAAAAAATGCACTGGACTAATACTACATTAGTTTGCCGATTatcaagtaaaatatattttaaaggttaaCTCGGTTACTTcaaatgaatttttaaattattaattacttacgtagtttgttttattctgcAAACCTGTTTTATAAAAGGTTGCTTGTTTagttgtgtaacttgtgttAAATTAGTCTTACACTGACATCTTTAAATTTGACCtttatgttgttttgtgttgattGCTTTCATGTACTTATTAGCAATTAATTTCATTGTTGGGCTGCTGAACTCAGGTCGGGTCGTTTTGCCACCAGCACGACGTCTCTATTAACTAAAGTGACTGCAAAAGGACACAGCCATTATTGCTGTAATTAACCATCGTAGTGATATAATGCTAAATGTCACCTCAATGGTATGACACAGGgcaattttaaatatatctagGCTCTCATAAGCGATCACGCGagcgcaaacacacacacacacacacacacacacacacacacacacagagacaaacacGCAGACGCAcaccatatctctctctctccctctctctctctctctctctctctctctctctctctctctctcacacacacacacacacacacaaacagacaaacacattctctctctctctctcacacacacacacacacacacacacacacacacacacacacagagacagacagagagacagacagacagaaacacagatAGAGACggacaaatatatacacacacacacacgcatagacacacacacgtacacacacacgtagatacacacatacaaatatatacacagacacgcatagacacacacacatacacacgcacatacacacacacacacacagacacacacacgcatacacacgcaaacacacacatacacactggcAGTATATCACAGGTACGGTACATTTGTTGTTACCTTTagcaattacaaaaaaaaaatcctaaaagtctgagttattaaattttacatactaaataattacattgtatctgtaatcatcaaagaaaatattttcaaagacCTTTAAATAATCTTACaatactaaaaaaataaaacaaagacataTAGATGGAAATGTATTTGTcacaaataactataaattattatattctaCTCATTAACATGagaatataaaaattgtaatgttatGCCACTGGGAGTAAACGGTGGTTTCGCAGTTCACTGGCTACAAATAGAAAGTACACAGAAAAcacataacaaataaaacaaattgggcTTAATCCGTGGTGCTTTATACATGTtgtaatacattaaaaacactGTACTATGGAATATTttggttttaatatttaaacatgtagATGAAAGTACAGTCTTGCATTTtaaaggtcaggtcaggtcaggtcaggtcaaaagGTTTAACGTGCACTGGAGGAGAACGTAAATCCGGTTGGATGTCCGAGGTAAACGAGGCGGAGGGGTTTTAAAGTTTCACACTGGGAGAATTAAGCCCAAAATTTGAAGTAATTTGTTTGCGCTATGTCCGAAAATAAATTGGTGATTAAACACTAATTTTGAACTCGGATGTTTTAAAGTTAGGGCTAAATTGGATGCGACATTATACAAACCTAGGGTGGGTGGTGTAgccctttaaaaacaaaaatggatgATTTATACGTTTTCCGGGAAATCGCCAGGGGCGCTCGGCAACAGGTTCAAGTGGCGAAGACGACACTTATTTTCTCAGCATTAATATGTTGTAGCCTGAGTTTAttggtattaatttttttctattaaacatcaataaacatatatttattgtcgaattaagtaattaaatatttttctttaaaatgtaatttaaacatacaaaatacatattcCATGCCAGGCTAATTTACATTACAATGTATATCCACGGACTCCTAGATCCAATACTTCTAGCGTTGTATATATAGCATATTCCCACAATGGAGCAAAAACCCACAAGACTTGTGGGCGATCTACACACACGAATCGCGTTTCTGAATTTCTGTAACTTAGTAGAATTAATGCAGATTGGGAATAACAAAACACAGTATTATTATAGGACAATTTTCATAGTTTGGAGATTCTGTAAACCTGAAAAAAACTACTAGTAACTAGTCTGTGGAAGttgaaaaacatgttatttaacactgttctatttattatgttgGAAGGCAACAGCTATTTGTTAAGTTAAACTCCTTTTCCGATTTTCTACTTTAAATAGctatttacaatttatatttattatgtcattaaaaacaatGGTGACATTGAAATTCTTAATCATGTATTAACATGTATTGCCACCTATATTTCTAAACATAACGTTCTTGTTCCGGCTATCATTGGGgcagtaatttaattatttccaagtactttgaccgtttaaagggacataccctagtttttaaacactaaggcatattttttactattagagccgtttatgattactgaaatcatactttacctagattttattgtttagattatccatttctgtacattcgaagtgttttgagGCATCCTGGTGTTttgatatcacaaaatgcatttctcatatttttaaaaacgcacgtgcgtctgagaaataacagttatggagtagagttttaatctatttttagagggtatttcaccgtttcaaagtcacagactcatgtttcactcaattgtaactttatccaaatgtgttacaggtttgtagattaactaaacgtagtgtgcGTTTTCGTGGGCTGAAActaaggtatgtccctttaatatgttataatatacatactATCATTGTATTCATTTTATTCCTATAACAATGTCAACATTTAGTTGACGAAACGTTGAGATTTTAAACTTGTGTTTTTAAACCACTTTGCTTTTATTGTATTCCTATAAATACACATTTTGCCTGTACATTTGtatagttaatattaataattgttgtttttggtgttattattgatgttatataaaaaaagaaatctctgtttgctgacaccagattGTTTGGTATAGGGCAATAAATTGGACTGAATTGAATTggacatcatatatatatatatatatatatatatatatatatatatatatatatatatatatcgttaaaaagtgtatgtttttctctacatgacaggcttgtttcgtgagagagttgaattattgctctcactcatcagatgtagatttaattacaccgtcaacggaaagctgatgacgtaatggactctgtgacgtcgaggttacgtcactatgcaggtctataataggtgatgtgtggtatgcgcacagaaggtatttgcgtctgtgtcgacatgctgatacgagttcattcttggagtttagtgtgctggtttcaggtttatacattatgaacagtttttccttcaggcagaggttacatcttttgctcgctggagagtatgattttgctttggataaaattttccacttaatggtgtatggggtgaatctatccttcagtgtccaaatgtactgacttatatatacttaactccaaaagaaacgagaaaattttaaaatattaaaaaacccacatttgaataaactatgtacaaatcgattaagttgaccaatagccatcttgtcagcgtatccaattccacataacgcatgaaaaaaacgagtacagtgtgacgtcacgcacgtgctgaaattgacgaccaaaatcgatctggaatgcaaaacgggtggatcatgaaagatgcgaattgcacgtgaaacactaccaggcctgggtataaaagaaacgccagacagcaatgttcaactcattttacgagtagcgatacaacgatgccacgacttaacgctgattccagacatagagctttggggaatttggaggccggaatggatgccaggcaggttgcacgtgctttcggtgtccatgtctcgacaatctaccgtctcatagaccgatttctacagaacaacaacgtcgtcgaccgtccacgtagcggccgtcccagagtgacgtcacagcgccaggaccgttacatcgtccgaaatcacatgcgtgatcggttcgtaccagccaccacaacagcccggcagacagtgggaacccacaaccgccccgtttcctacaccacggtacgacgtcgtctgatcgccatccatctgaactgtcgtcgaccgtacattggacaacgtctcacacagcgacaccgccttgcacgacacaactgggctgttctgcatcgacagtggcggaaccgacagtggcagaacacggtcttctccgacgaaagccgctactgcttagatagggctgacggtcgtatgagggtgtggaggcgtcgaggtgagcgcttcacagatgcgtgtgttatggagagggaccgttggggagggccttccgtcatgctgtggggtgccatatcctggggacgtcgtgtacaacctgtcatcttcgacaacaacggccgaggacgcggcaggggcgtcacagcacagcgctacatcgacgaagtgctcacgcctgtggtggtgccttttttcgcgggtcaccgtcagatggtttaccagcacgacaacgccaggccacacacggcacgggccacccaggcattcctggcacagcacaacatcatcacaatggactggccagctttaagcccggatctgaaccccatcgagcacttgtgggacgaggttcagcgcatgatgaaccaacgccctgctcccgtggtgacacagcagcagctccgccaggccgtcgtggacacctacaacaacgtgcccagggccttcatcaggaacctcttcctctccatgggtaggaggtgtgcggcggtcatggccagcaatggcggacacacccgctattagtggacatgtttgagtggcatgtgacgccattgaagaagcgccatggccttgacatttcaaatgacaatgcgacctcgatttttaacatgtcaataacatgaaatctcatctttacgaattgtttaagtttttcatagaaacgattattttaagaactttgggacgtatttcaatgagtgcactcaaaacctccaatctacgtattcgcgtttcttttggagttaagtatatatatatacatatatatatatatatatgtatatatatatgtatgtatatatatgtatatatatatatatatatatgtatgtatatatatatatatatatatatatatatatatatatatatatatatacatatatatatacatatatatacatatatatacataatacagttatttatatacaaattaacccacatactgaaataataatcggagtgtttttttttagttaattggtcgtTTCTTTCCGTGGCTTGTACATGtagttcctgattggcaggtgtatatttagacggtccccagacactgtgtctagacacactaaaacgacgtgcctcttttattaagatcacagggtcttgtgtgttaaccgcaaggacacccctctaatcgtaatcgatcagccgtcttgctttattattgtaagtaattctgtaaaaccctggattaagtagactttccccatctaaaattacaaaactgaccaattacgtagtcccaaagaaaagaaaattatcacttgagtatcgtgagtggtcgtttttgctcgaacgtagcataccaataggcttaataatatgcatttttttcttcggtttaaaaaaaagaagaaaaatactataaatccatttcgttctattgatgcaaattgaaatatatttagttaaatagtttaatatactatcaagtcatttatgttgttttacaagtcaggttgatgaaagcgtagggtcaactcaaacaagagccttatgtgttggaaagatgcatacccggaccaccaacacatacttacactttagcaaataaaaaacgcgtaattttagagttaataaaaaaaacatgattattcctgctaactggggggcagccattttatttcgtttttgtgacgtccggtgggatagcttggggcgaagtgacgtcagctcctgacaatcttctgtatgtacagtgtaaacaaaagcagtaattttcgacaaggcgcttctctttgatcaacctaacttgtaaaacagcataaatgacgtaataatataataaactatttaactaaatatatttcaagttgcattaacggaacaaaatggggttatagtatttttctctgttaaataatccaaaggaaaaatgtacactattaggcctattgatatgctacgttggagcaaaaacgacaatccacgatacccaagtgataattttcttttctttgggactatgtaattggtcagttctgtggttttagatggaaaagtatacttaatcaatagttttacagaactatttacagtaataaaccatgtccattacaattttaggggcgacaggtaatattccacaata encodes the following:
- the LOC121381523 gene encoding major centromere autoantigen B-like; amino-acid sequence: MTERPAKRRRVELSLDDKLKIIKSFESVPKPTFRSLSEKFSIGKSTVGDIIKKREVYKAEFEKNISGNKRRFNNACKFDKLNELVWQWFCQARAKNISISGPIIQEKASEFAKELAVADFKGSNVMPPKTSAERIAAYRARIRSNPNKKLDYLNKERIRDKRRRL